The Mus caroli chromosome 1, CAROLI_EIJ_v1.1, whole genome shotgun sequence genome has a window encoding:
- the LOC110301063 gene encoding complex I intermediate-associated protein 30, mitochondrial, with the protein MAMASIHKLLTGTYIHRNFLRPRAALPPFVGNHFVDYSSSSLQKKVTSVDRASQQGKTEEGLQGHDREEAALDAPSPDRTPEVSFDKAIRDEAIEHLRRLKDEIVAHLRGPDGRPLQEVIMEQARVVWQFREKEDLDKWIVTSDKTIGGRSEIFLKMSKNNRSALLYGTLSSEPPQDGDSRQSGYCAMISRIPRGAFERKLSHDWSQFNTLYLRVRGDGRPWMVNIRQDTEFIQRKNQMYSYFMFTRGGPYWQEVKIPFSKFFSNQGRVRDVQGPLVLDKISSIGFTLSDKVDGPFFLEIDFIGVFTDPAHTEEFAYENSPALNPRLFR; encoded by the coding sequence ATGGCAATGGCTTCCATTCACAAATTACTTACTGGCACTTACATTCATAGAAATTTCCTGAGGCCAAGGGCTGCATTACCTCCATTTGTGGGTAATCACTTTGTAGACTATTCTTCCAGTAGTCTTCAGAAAAAAGTGACTTCTGTTGACAGAGCCTCCCAGCAGGGAAAGACTGAAGAGGGCTTGCAAGGGCACGACCGCGAAGAAGCTGCTTTGGATGCACCTTCTCCTGACAGGACACCTGAAGTTAGTTTTGATAAAGCAATTAGAGATGAAGCAATAGAACATTTAAGACGTTTGAAGGATGAAATTGTGGCTCATTTGAGAGGCCCAGACGGCCGCCCACTACAAGAGGTCATAATGGAACAAGCCAGGGTTGTCTGGCAGTTTCGTGAGAAAGAAGATTTGGATAAGTGGATAGTGACTTCTGATAAGACAATCGGAGGTAGAAGTGAAATATTCCTGAAAATGAGCAAGAACAACCGAAGCGCCCTGCTTTATGGAACTCTGAGCTCTGAGCCTCCTCAGGATGGGGACAGTAGACAAAGTGGATACTGTGCCATGATCTCCAGGATTCCCCGGGGTGCTTTTGAGAGGAAGCTGTCTCATGATTGGTCCCAGTTCAATACTCTGTATCTCCGAGTTCGTGGGGATGGACGGCCTTGGATGGTGAATATCAGGCAAGACACGGAGTTTATCCAGAGAAAAAATCAGATGTACAGTTACTTCATGTTCACCCGTGGGGGACCCTACTGGCAGGAAGTCAAGATTCCTTTCTccaaatttttttcaaatcaagGAAGGGTACGAGATGTCCAAGGCCCACTCGTATTGGACAAGATCTCTTCTATAGGATTCACTCTGTCTGATAAGGTGGATGGACCATTCTTCCTGGAAATAGATTTCATTGGTGTGTTTACTGATCCAGCCCATACAGAAGAATTTGCTTATGAGAATTCTCCTGCTCTTAACCCAAGACTCTTCAGATAG